Proteins co-encoded in one Chroococcidiopsis sp. TS-821 genomic window:
- a CDS encoding YggT family protein produces MYLLTNTLVTFITIYTYIIIIRVLLTWFPNIDWYSQPFAAISQITDPYLNLFRSFIPPLGGIDISPILAILLLQVAGSLIGGLPGAFAYY; encoded by the coding sequence ATTTACTTACTGACAAATACGCTAGTTACGTTTATTACAATTTATACTTATATCATCATTATTCGGGTACTCCTTACCTGGTTTCCCAATATTGACTGGTATTCGCAACCTTTTGCTGCAATTAGCCAAATAACCGATCCTTATCTCAACCTGTTTCGCTCATTCATTCCTCCACTAGGTGGAATTGATATCTCACCGATTTTGGCTATTTTACTATTACAAGTAGCAGGAAGCCTCATCGGTGGTTTGCCAGGAGCATTTGCTTACTACTAA
- a CDS encoding shikimate dehydrogenase produces MITGKTQLLGVIGHPVEHSLSPAMHNAAIAHLGLDYVYLPLSVKPEALATAIAGLAAINFTGFNVTIPHKQAILPLLSEISPVAQAVGAVNTVWRQGDAWAGTNTDIAGFLAPLQAQNRDWCSAVAVILGYGGAARAVVAACAQLGCPIIHIIGRNWQKLQQFYASWNDADISSKLQVHAWDKLPQLIPQATLLVNTTPVGMHPHAEASPLSNAQMKLLSPEAIAYDLIYTPSPTEFLQQAEKQGAIAIDGREMLVQQGAAALQIWLKQPVPVEVMRQALHQQLQRE; encoded by the coding sequence GTGATTACAGGAAAAACTCAACTGCTTGGCGTTATAGGACATCCAGTAGAACACTCGTTGTCGCCAGCGATGCATAATGCTGCGATCGCGCATTTGGGACTTGATTATGTTTATTTGCCACTATCAGTGAAACCTGAAGCTTTAGCAACGGCAATAGCTGGGTTGGCAGCAATTAATTTCACAGGCTTTAATGTTACAATTCCGCACAAGCAAGCAATTCTACCTTTACTGTCAGAAATATCTCCTGTAGCTCAAGCAGTAGGAGCTGTTAATACAGTTTGGCGTCAAGGCGATGCTTGGGCAGGTACTAACACGGATATTGCAGGTTTTTTGGCTCCGCTACAAGCTCAAAATCGCGATTGGTGTAGTGCTGTAGCAGTAATTTTAGGCTATGGAGGAGCCGCGAGGGCAGTCGTAGCTGCGTGCGCTCAACTAGGTTGCCCAATAATTCATATTATTGGTCGTAACTGGCAAAAGCTACAGCAGTTTTACGCTAGTTGGAACGATGCGGATATCAGCAGTAAACTGCAAGTTCATGCTTGGGATAAACTACCACAATTGATTCCGCAAGCAACCTTATTAGTCAATACGACTCCTGTAGGAATGCATCCGCACGCTGAAGCCTCACCATTAAGTAATGCACAAATGAAGCTTTTGTCGCCGGAAGCGATCGCATACGATTTAATTTACACTCCCAGTCCTACCGAGTTTTTGCAACAAGCAGAAAAACAAGGCGCGATCGCCATCGATGGACGCGAAATGCTCGTTCAACAAGGAGCCGCAGCGCTACAAATTTGGTTAAAACAACCTGTACCAGTCGAGGTGATGCGTCAAGCATTGCATCAGCAACTACAGCGGGAGTAA
- a CDS encoding ATP-binding protein, with protein sequence MLPLRVQSPTQPSESEPNINGRQQAQLDPHGEAIALFDATNRLVVFNQQFCRNWGLYADWLKQKPHYEEIFAEIVKQGYWSQTEYAQFLSATASPETIFPIYVEQTDGTSLEVYCSETSNAGSIITFLDITEHRRSQAHLNAELKRQAFLLGLMERIQPASELQEIGHFALSYLVQAMGAAFGDVKVISGRGQEALAHVLTNEISGQFVATYGEAVVAEMANLLDRGIPYGQGLLWQVVETAKPLFVEDYFKHPKAVSAFRHPGIGQLGIFPIPAADGTIIGVLTLESRSLQKLQDAPQQDMLMAACRMLGVAIERAQAQERLRQINQDLEQASQLKSEFLASMSHELRTPLNSILGFSDLLLRQDIASLTARQTKYLQVIEESGQHLLQLINDILDLSKIESGKAELELQPVSIPDLCLQCQEMIQPRVNKKRLKLSLDLDARLKHANLDERRVRQILINLLSNAVKFTPEGGQIKLSYRIAYGNELLSETFRPDCSPINLSTPYVCIAVEDTGIGIPPEKWHLLFRPFQQVDASLTRQHEGTGLGLALTKRLAELHGGTVSLESVENQGSTFRVWLPLTEMRQQLARHPHQVAASAAQDGAIATGEGKWIWVVEDQPYNQALILEMLELQGYRVELIPDGRAMMEAIHLYAATAKALPDLILMDIQLPKVDGFKLIQQLKSSPYWQSVPVVALTAMAMTGDRERCLAAGADGYLSKPLSLTNLQTTLQALIKV encoded by the coding sequence ATGCTGCCACTACGGGTGCAATCGCCAACACAGCCATCAGAATCAGAACCCAATATCAATGGTCGCCAGCAAGCACAACTCGATCCTCATGGTGAAGCGATCGCGTTGTTTGATGCTACAAATCGCCTTGTTGTCTTCAATCAACAATTTTGTCGAAATTGGGGGTTATACGCCGACTGGCTCAAACAAAAACCCCACTACGAAGAAATTTTTGCGGAAATTGTTAAGCAAGGCTACTGGTCGCAAACAGAGTACGCTCAATTCCTCAGCGCCACTGCATCGCCTGAGACAATTTTTCCAATTTATGTTGAGCAAACCGACGGAACATCACTAGAAGTTTATTGTAGCGAGACATCCAACGCCGGCAGCATCATTACTTTTTTAGATATTACCGAACACCGACGTTCTCAAGCGCATCTCAATGCCGAACTCAAACGACAAGCCTTCCTTTTGGGTTTGATGGAACGCATTCAGCCGGCGAGTGAACTACAAGAAATCGGACATTTTGCACTGAGCTATCTTGTGCAAGCAATGGGAGCAGCGTTTGGTGATGTCAAAGTCATTTCCGGTAGAGGGCAAGAGGCTTTAGCGCACGTCCTTACTAATGAAATTTCTGGGCAATTTGTGGCGACGTATGGCGAAGCTGTCGTAGCAGAAATGGCAAACTTGCTCGATCGCGGTATTCCCTACGGACAAGGACTACTTTGGCAAGTCGTGGAAACGGCTAAACCGCTATTCGTTGAAGATTATTTCAAACACCCAAAAGCAGTATCCGCATTTCGCCACCCTGGGATCGGTCAATTAGGTATCTTCCCCATACCCGCAGCCGACGGCACGATCATCGGTGTACTAACTCTAGAATCTCGCAGCTTGCAAAAGTTACAAGATGCCCCACAGCAAGATATGCTCATGGCAGCTTGTCGAATGCTCGGAGTGGCAATTGAACGCGCCCAAGCCCAAGAACGCCTGCGTCAAATTAACCAAGATTTAGAGCAAGCCTCGCAGCTGAAGTCCGAATTCTTAGCTTCGATGTCGCACGAACTACGCACGCCTTTGAATAGTATTTTAGGTTTTTCCGATTTACTGCTACGCCAAGATATCGCGTCTTTAACTGCGCGTCAAACAAAATATTTGCAGGTGATTGAAGAAAGCGGTCAACACCTGTTGCAACTGATTAATGATATTCTCGACTTATCGAAAATTGAATCAGGTAAAGCTGAATTAGAATTACAACCTGTCTCAATTCCCGATCTGTGTCTTCAATGTCAGGAGATGATTCAGCCCCGCGTCAATAAGAAGCGGTTAAAACTTTCTCTCGATTTGGACGCTCGCTTAAAACACGCTAATTTAGACGAGCGTCGCGTTCGTCAGATTTTAATTAACTTACTCTCGAATGCGGTTAAATTTACACCCGAAGGCGGTCAGATTAAACTAAGTTATCGGATCGCGTATGGCAATGAATTACTATCAGAAACTTTTCGACCTGATTGCAGTCCCATTAATTTAAGCACGCCGTATGTGTGTATTGCCGTAGAAGACACAGGAATTGGTATTCCGCCCGAAAAGTGGCATTTACTATTTCGTCCTTTTCAACAAGTCGATGCATCTTTAACTCGGCAACACGAAGGAACTGGCTTGGGGCTAGCACTGACAAAACGGCTCGCAGAACTTCATGGTGGCACGGTTTCGCTAGAATCAGTAGAAAATCAAGGAAGTACCTTTCGCGTTTGGCTACCGTTAACGGAAATGCGCCAGCAACTCGCACGTCATCCGCATCAAGTTGCAGCTTCTGCGGCGCAAGATGGCGCGATCGCCACTGGCGAAGGAAAATGGATTTGGGTTGTAGAAGATCAGCCATACAACCAAGCTCTCATTCTCGAAATGCTGGAATTACAAGGTTACAGAGTCGAGTTAATTCCAGACGGTCGGGCGATGATGGAAGCGATTCACTTGTACGCTGCAACTGCTAAAGCTTTACCCGACTTGATTCTCATGGATATCCAATTACCTAAAGTCGATGGATTTAAACTAATCCAGCAACTTAAATCTAGTCCTTATTGGCAATCAGTACCAGTCGTAGCGCTGACTGCAATGGCAATGACAGGCGATCGCGAGCGCTGTCTTGCTGCAGGTGCAGATGGTTATCTGAGTAAACCGCTCAGTTTGACAAATTTACAAACTACACTGCAAGCTTTAATCAAAGTCTAG
- the upp gene encoding uracil phosphoribosyltransferase codes for MTLQLRVYVPPHPLIKHWLGVARDAATPSVLFKSAMTELGRWLTYEAVRDWLPTQEVTIDTPLAPAPATLINPEVPIAVVPILRAGLALLEGAQTLLPLASVYHLGLVRDETTLEASCYLNKLPERFAPETRVLITEPMLATGGSIMMTLAELEKRGVDPSLTRIISVVVAPPALQKIGAAYPGLVIYTATVDEFVNEQGFIVPGLGDAGDRTFGT; via the coding sequence ATGACGCTGCAATTGCGTGTTTATGTTCCACCCCATCCATTAATTAAGCATTGGTTAGGCGTTGCTCGCGATGCAGCGACGCCGTCGGTTCTATTCAAAAGCGCCATGACAGAACTAGGGCGCTGGTTGACTTATGAAGCCGTGCGAGATTGGCTACCAACGCAAGAAGTAACTATCGATACTCCGTTAGCACCTGCGCCAGCCACGTTAATTAATCCTGAAGTTCCGATCGCCGTTGTTCCAATTTTACGCGCTGGATTAGCTTTGCTCGAAGGCGCGCAAACGTTGCTACCATTAGCATCAGTCTATCACTTGGGTTTGGTACGCGACGAAACAACTTTAGAAGCTAGTTGCTACCTAAATAAACTTCCCGAACGGTTTGCCCCAGAAACGCGAGTTTTAATTACTGAGCCAATGTTGGCGACAGGAGGCTCGATTATGATGACCTTAGCCGAATTAGAAAAACGCGGAGTCGATCCAAGTTTGACGCGGATTATTTCCGTCGTTGTTGCTCCTCCAGCATTGCAAAAAATCGGTGCAGCTTATCCTGGATTAGTGATTTACACAGCAACCGTCGATGAGTTTGTTAACGAACAAGGCTTTATTGTTCCTGGATTAGGCGATGCAGGCGATCGCACGTTTGGAACATAA
- a CDS encoding bifunctional diguanylate cyclase/phosphodiesterase — MVIAFIGTHIPLLSLLIYFVYSTSFALQLKLHITIVALLATLIGTGLTLYALHNLLAPISLTFLSLRKYLLHGQLPNLPTEFTDEAGILMADTAHTLKKLDQVINYMANYDDLTGLPNRDLFRDRLQQAVAQAQNSHQMLAVIVLRLNRLKNINDTLGYQAGDALLRNAAQRFISCMSDNDILARFGSNTFAIVQTHLRAVDDIVTLAEKLCHAIAKPFAIAQHEITTGANLGIAIYPNDSTSVENLISYADTAMHQAQRQGSNYQFYSADINNSLQERLALENELYYALDRGELLLHYQPQISLHTGRIIGVETLIRWQNPTRGLVSPAKFIPIAEETGLIVPIGEWVLRTACAQSLAWQAQGFPALKMAVNLSARQFKQQNLVETVTQVLNTTGLDPSYLELELTESLMVDNIQQSISIMQQLHSMGIVLSVDDFGTGYSSLNYLKRFPIHTLKIDRSFVRDLVVDSDDAAIVDAIISLAHSLNLSVIAEGVETQEQLNYLQTRGCDEVQGYYFSRPLPANFFTQLLQEGRTLTLAV; from the coding sequence GTGGTAATTGCCTTTATCGGCACGCATATACCGCTTTTATCTTTACTGATTTATTTCGTTTACTCAACATCTTTTGCGCTGCAATTAAAGTTGCACATTACGATCGTTGCCCTATTAGCAACTCTAATTGGTACAGGACTAACACTATACGCTTTACATAATTTACTCGCACCAATATCGCTGACCTTTTTAAGTTTAAGAAAATACTTACTGCACGGACAACTACCAAATTTGCCAACAGAATTTACCGATGAAGCTGGGATTTTGATGGCAGATACAGCACATACGCTGAAAAAACTCGATCAAGTCATCAACTACATGGCAAACTACGATGACTTAACAGGATTGCCAAACCGCGATTTATTTCGCGATCGCTTGCAACAGGCAGTAGCACAAGCCCAAAATAGTCACCAGATGTTGGCGGTTATTGTACTTCGCTTAAATCGCCTCAAAAATATTAACGATACATTAGGCTATCAAGCGGGTGATGCTCTACTACGAAATGCGGCTCAAAGGTTTATAAGTTGCATGAGTGACAATGACATTCTGGCACGCTTTGGCAGTAACACGTTCGCGATCGTGCAAACTCACCTGCGCGCTGTTGACGACATTGTCACCCTAGCTGAAAAACTATGTCATGCGATTGCTAAACCTTTTGCGATCGCCCAGCACGAAATCACGACTGGCGCTAATTTAGGAATCGCCATCTACCCCAATGACAGCACAAGTGTCGAAAATCTTATCAGCTATGCTGATACAGCCATGCATCAAGCACAAAGGCAAGGGTCAAACTATCAGTTTTATTCAGCCGACATTAATAACAGTTTACAAGAACGACTAGCATTAGAAAATGAACTCTACTACGCGCTTGATCGCGGAGAACTCCTTTTGCACTATCAACCGCAAATTTCCTTGCACACCGGACGGATCATTGGTGTAGAAACACTGATTCGCTGGCAAAACCCCACACGCGGCTTAGTTTCTCCAGCTAAATTTATTCCAATTGCTGAAGAGACTGGCTTGATTGTGCCAATTGGTGAGTGGGTGTTACGTACTGCTTGTGCGCAAAGCCTTGCATGGCAAGCCCAAGGATTTCCAGCATTGAAGATGGCAGTTAATTTATCAGCGCGTCAATTCAAGCAACAAAATTTAGTCGAAACCGTAACTCAAGTTCTCAATACAACAGGGTTAGATCCCAGTTACCTTGAACTCGAACTCACTGAAAGCTTGATGGTTGATAACATTCAACAATCAATAAGTATCATGCAACAATTGCACAGCATGGGAATTGTGCTTTCGGTTGATGACTTTGGTACGGGTTATTCTTCGTTAAACTATCTCAAACGATTTCCGATTCACACGCTGAAAATCGATCGGTCTTTTGTACGCGACTTGGTAGTAGACTCGGATGATGCCGCAATTGTCGATGCTATCATTTCGCTCGCGCATAGTCTCAACTTAAGCGTGATTGCCGAAGGTGTCGAAACCCAAGAACAATTAAATTACCTGCAAACTAGAGGGTGTGACGAAGTGCAAGGCTACTACTTCAGCCGCCCTCTTCCTGCAAATTTCTTTACTCAATTACTACAGGAGGGTAGGACTTTAACCTTAGCCGTTTGA